A window of Conger conger chromosome 13, fConCon1.1, whole genome shotgun sequence contains these coding sequences:
- the zbtb44 gene encoding zinc finger and BTB domain-containing protein 44, which produces MGVKTFTHSSPTHSQEVLEKLNALRSAGQLCDVTVRVQDKVFMAHKAVLACCSDFFRSKLLGRPDEHHDVLDLHHVTVSGFTPLLEYAYTSTLSINTENIIDVLAAASYMQMFAVASTCSEFMKSSILWNAGGAGGGAAGQEKPRDSASEATPACTLTPLDGSSLSPVSSECSVLERAAPVCRQSRRKRKAFVVMSPESPLKSPPVANPSPSFPEGSAQTADSSLAFPWTFPFGLDRRFHLDKAKLPEGLEQAGPSAAARRLAEYLTCEGSKEEEEDVHVKVERLSDEEAQEEAQEEASQPVSASHSSLSDQQTVPGSEQAQEDLLISPQSSSIGSVDEGVAEGLSSIQGTSHTGAHAEDDDRLENVQYPYHLYISPSSRPGANGPDRPFQCPTCGVRFTRVQNLKQHMLIHSGIKPFQCDRCGKKFTRAYSLKMHRLKHEVTSSCPTT; this is translated from the exons ATGGGCGTAAAGACCTTCACGCACAGCTCGCCCACGCACAGccaggaggtgctggagaagcTGAACGCCCTGCGCAGTGCGGGGCAGCTGTGCGATGTCACGGTACGCGTCCAGGACAAGGTGTTCATGGCCCACAAGGCAGTGCTGGCCTGCTGCAGCGACTTCTTCCGCTCCAAGCTGCTGGGCCGGCCGGACGAGCACCACGACGTCCTCGACCTCCACCACGTGACGGTGAGCGGCTTCACCCCCCTGCTGGAGTACGCctacacctccaccctctccatcAACACCGAGAACATCATCGACGTGCTGGCAGCCGCCAGCTACATGCAGATGTTCGCCGTGGCCAGCACCTGCTCCGAGTTCATGAAGTCCAGCATCCTGTGGAatgcgggcggggcggggggaggggctgcCGGGCAGGAGAAGCCGCGGGACTCCGCCTCCGAGGCCACGCCCGCCTGCACCCTGACCCCGCTGGACGGCAGCAGCCTGTCACCCGTCTCTTCCGAGTGCAGCGTGCTGGAACGGGCCGCGCCCGTCTGCCGCCAGTCCCGCCGCAAGCGCAAGGCCTTCGTGGTCATGTCCCCCGAAAGCCCGCTCAAGTCCCCGCCCGTGGCCAACCCCTCGCCCTCCTTCCCCGAGGGCTCGGCCCAAACCGCCGACTCCTCGCTGGCCTTCCCCTGGACCTTCCCCTTCGGCCTGGACCGCCGCTTCCACCTGGACAAGGCCAAGCTCCCGGAGGGCCTGGAGCAGGCCGGGCCGTCCGCCGCCGCCCGCCGCCTGGCCGAGTACCTCACCTGCGAGGGCtccaaggaggaggaggaggacgtgCACGTGAAGGTGGAGCGTCTGAGCGACGAGGAGGCGCAGGAGGAGGCGCAGGAGGAGGCCTCGCAGCCCGTCAGCGCCTCGCACAGCTCCCTGAGTGACCAGCAGACGGTCCCCGGGAGCGAGCAGGCCCAGGAGGACCTCCTGATCAGCCCGCAGTCCTCCTCTATCG GGTCTGTGGACGAGGGCGTCGCTGAGGGGCTGTCTTCGATACAGGGTACATCCCACACGGGCGCCCACGCTGAAGATGATGACAG GTTGGAAAACGTTCAGTACCCTTATCATCTGTACATAAGCCCCTCCAGCAGACCGGGGGCTAACGGCCCGGACCGGCCCTTTCAGTGCCCCACCTGCGGGGTGAGGTTCACCCGCGTTCAGAACCTCAAGCAGCACATGCTCATCCACTCAG GGATTAAGCCCTTCCAGTGTGATCGTTGCGGAAAAAAGTTCACCAGGGCGTACTCCCTAAAGATGCACCGTCTGAAGCACGAAG TGACTTCCTCCTGCCCGACTACCTGA